A part of Macrobrachium rosenbergii isolate ZJJX-2024 chromosome 33, ASM4041242v1, whole genome shotgun sequence genomic DNA contains:
- the LOC136855845 gene encoding gastrula zinc finger protein XlCGF57.1-like, which yields METKIENPQAFVKGEEANVQEEESSFLLQSPSEESKTEMHSFVTTPEEEKPCLSFKIETKTEHVEAFAGNVEESIQDDDSALIKSPYEETCSEEMPLSANTLTEEEACLDSSKGFSSGVDPTSVERANKKENQFVCDVCGKRFSYKCNLKNHLMMHTGDKPFVCNECGKSFRQKCHLIGHERRAHTGEKPFACTQCGKRFSLKDPLNRHMKTHMEEKPFDCLVCGKTFCVKINLELHLRTHTGVKPFHCSECGKSFIRKHELFRHMRIHSSEKPFVCVECGKHFVGEPELKKHMRTHDEKLFVCEECGERFRLESTLNKHMRIHTGEKPYFCSECGKTFRFHSGFYQHVRTHSGEKPFVCKECGKSFIGKSGLTKHVRTHTGERPFICAVCGRRFIQKGNLRRHVRTHTGEKPFVCSVCGKRFNIKYEMTKHEKTHTVKPHVCPECGEGFDKKVALKRHLRAQSCGLSVVENEGKDLT from the coding sequence atggaaactaaaattgaaaacccaCAAGCTTTTGTGAAAGGGGAAGAGGCAAACGTACAGGAAGAAGAAAGTAGTTTCCTGCTCCAGTCTCCCAGtgaagaaagtaaaacagaaatgcATTCATTTGTTACAACTCCCGAAGAGGAAAAGCCATGTCTATCCTTCAAAATCGAAACCAAAACCGAGCATGTGGAAGCTTTTGCAGGAAATGTGGAAGAAAGTATTCAGGACGATGACAGTGCCTTGATAAAATCTCCCTACGAAGAAACTTGCTCTGAAGAGATGCCTTTGTCAGCGAATACTCTCACTGAAGAAGAAGCATGTTTAGATTCAAGTAAGGGATTCAGTTCTGGAGTTGACCCAACTTCTGTAGAGAGAgctaacaaaaaagaaaaccagtTTGTGTGCGACGTATGTGGCAAGCGATTTAGTTACAAGTGCAACCTTAAAAATCATCTGATGATGCACACAGGGGACAAACCATTTGTCTGTAATGAATGTGGGAAGAGTTTTAGGCAGAAGTGTCACCTCATTGGACATGAAAGAAGAGCCCACACTGGGGAGAAACCATTTGCTTGCACGCAGTGTGGTAAAAGATTTTCTCTAAAAGACCCCTTGAACAGACATATGAAAACACACATGGAGGAAAAGCCATTTGATTGTCTTGTTTGTGGAAAGACTTTTTGCGTCAAAATAAATCTTGAACTGCACTTAAGAACGCACACAGGCGTCAAGCCATTCCATTGCAGTGAATGTGGTAAAAGTTTTATAAGGAAGCACGAATTATTTAGACACATGAGGATCCATTCAAGTGAAAAGCCATTTGTTTGCGTTGAGTGCGGGAAACACTTTGTTGGGGAGCCTGAACTGAAGAAACACATGAGAACCCATGATGAAAAGTTGTTTGTTTGCGAGGAATGTGGTGAAAGATTTAGGCTAGAATCTACTCTTAATAaacatatgagaattcatacggGAGAGAAGCCGTATTTTTGCAGCGAATGTGGAAAAACGTTTCGATTTCATTCTGGCTTTTACCAGCATGTGCGGACTCACAGCGGAGAGAAGCCGTTTGTTTGCAAAGAATGTGGCAAAAGTTTTATCGGCAAAAGTGGTCTAACCAAACATGTCAGAACACATACAGGAGAAAGACCTTTCATTTGCGCAGTGTGTGGGAGAAGATTTATTCAGAAGGGCAACCTCAGGCGCCACGTTAGAACGCATACAGGAGAGAAGCCGTTTGTTTGTAGTGTTTGCGGGAAAAGATTTAACATCAAGTACGAAATGACCAAACATGAGAAAACGCATACGGTCAAGCCGCATGTTTGTCCAGAATGTGGTGAAGGCTTTGATAAGAAAGTTGCCCTGAAGAGACACTTGAGAGCTCAGTCATGTGGTTTGAGTGTTGTAGAGAACGAAGGAAAAGATTTGACTTGA